A DNA window from Deltaproteobacteria bacterium contains the following coding sequences:
- a CDS encoding carbonic anhydrase family protein, giving the protein MKKSWRRTLVAAAVAGLALSVASGAHAGADHGHKGHGHKGHGHGAHWGYEGEGGPEHWGDLSDKFRACKEGTSQSPIDIRGAKKANLPEIRFNYSTSKLSVINNGHTIKLNYDRGSTITVGGKTYELVQFHFHSPSEHKIDGKAYDMVAHLVHMNTDKELAVVSVLFKIGAKNAVVDTIWKNLPDTVGKEKTLTDVTIDVRGILPFDRSYYHYMGSLTTPPCSEGVSWYVLKEPVEVSRDQVSTFTSLFPKSVRPVQPINEREIKEN; this is encoded by the coding sequence ATGAAGAAGTCTTGGAGGCGGACACTGGTGGCGGCGGCCGTGGCGGGCCTTGCGCTCTCGGTGGCTTCCGGCGCCCATGCCGGGGCCGACCACGGCCACAAGGGTCACGGTCACAAGGGGCACGGCCACGGCGCCCACTGGGGCTACGAGGGAGAGGGCGGCCCCGAGCACTGGGGCGACCTCTCCGATAAGTTCAGGGCCTGCAAGGAAGGCACGAGCCAGTCGCCCATCGACATCAGGGGCGCCAAGAAGGCCAACCTGCCGGAGATCAGGTTCAACTACTCGACGAGCAAGCTTTCGGTCATAAACAACGGCCACACCATAAAACTCAACTACGACCGCGGTTCGACCATAACGGTGGGGGGCAAGACCTACGAGCTCGTGCAGTTCCACTTCCACAGCCCCAGCGAACACAAGATCGACGGCAAGGCCTACGACATGGTGGCCCACCTCGTGCACATGAACACCGACAAGGAACTGGCCGTCGTGAGCGTGCTCTTCAAGATCGGCGCCAAGAACGCCGTCGTAGACACCATATGGAAGAACCTGCCCGACACGGTCGGCAAGGAGAAGACCCTCACCGACGTCACCATCGACGTGCGCGGCATCCTTCCCTTCGACAGGTCCTACTACCACTACATGGGCTCTCTCACCACGCCGCCCTGTTCCGAGGGCGTGAGCTGGTACGTCCTCAAGGAGCCCGTCGAGGTGAGCCGGGACCAGGTCTCAACGTTCACCTCGCTCTTCCCCAAGAGCGTAAGACCCGTCCAGCCCATAAACGAGCGCGAGATAAAGGAGAACTGA
- a CDS encoding 16S rRNA (uracil(1498)-N(3))-methyltransferase, whose product MSAAVKGLVTVGGPLAPGNTFTVEGGDLGALLEWRPRAGEAFTVVDGGGRLLRARLTSLGDGGASLTVFEETGFSLRPSPAVTLLQALPMRERMELVMEKAVELGVARIVPFESVRSITLAERDGRQRKSHRWWDLVLRAARQSRRPDLPSLERCTDFEGALALAAPSSLKLLLTQGCGPEPINRVVDGAAGRLAAADATVAVLVGPEGGLDPGEIDAARAAGFLEVSLGRNVLRTETAAIAALSVLACRFDDL is encoded by the coding sequence ATGAGCGCCGCCGTGAAGGGGCTTGTGACGGTGGGCGGCCCCCTTGCGCCGGGAAACACCTTCACCGTGGAGGGCGGGGACCTGGGCGCCCTATTGGAGTGGCGGCCGAGGGCGGGCGAGGCCTTCACGGTCGTCGACGGCGGGGGCAGGCTCCTCCGTGCGCGGCTTACGTCTCTCGGCGATGGGGGCGCGTCCCTCACGGTCTTCGAGGAGACGGGTTTTTCCCTGAGACCCTCTCCGGCCGTAACGCTGCTCCAGGCCCTCCCCATGCGCGAGCGCATGGAGCTTGTCATGGAAAAGGCCGTGGAGCTCGGCGTCGCCCGCATCGTCCCCTTCGAGTCGGTCCGCTCCATAACCCTTGCCGAGCGCGACGGGCGGCAGCGCAAGTCGCACCGCTGGTGGGACCTGGTCCTGCGGGCGGCGAGACAGTCGCGGCGTCCGGACCTTCCGTCTCTCGAAAGGTGCACCGACTTCGAGGGGGCGCTCGCGCTGGCGGCGCCGTCTTCGCTCAAGCTCCTGCTGACCCAGGGCTGCGGCCCTGAGCCGATAAACCGCGTCGTCGACGGCGCCGCCGGGAGGCTCGCCGCCGCCGACGCGACGGTGGCCGTGCTCGTCGGCCCCGAGGGAGGGCTCGACCCAGGCGAGATCGACGCGGCGCGGGCCGCCGGCTTCCTGGAGGTCTCGCTTGGCCGCAACGTCCTTCGCACCGAGACGGCCGCCATCGCCGCCCTCTCCGTCCTCGCCTGCCGCTTCGACGACCTCTGA
- the hflX gene encoding GTPase HflX yields the protein MAQVHGNTTGLKSSGLRALERIYRRRVPSNVLVTAELARCMTELSRAMRRQIGVIIDRGGRVVSVIVGDEREIVIPLLEDYPLGRRRLRGVRCVHTHLKNEPLSRDDLTDLALLRLDMMAAIGVGEDGLPADIYTAHLLAPGRRQGRPSEGEGTAGVVETAPAVPFHSFSLALDSFIEALEEEMARASALAVDDGRERAILVSVSTASRDEQLERLDELAELAATGGVVVIDRLCQRPRRIHPKYLMGSGKLKEVVIRALQKEATLLVFDQELTPVQVREIGKVTELKVIDRTQLILDIFARRAHSRDGKVQVELAQLRYRLPLLTGKGTALSRLMGGIGGRGPGETKLEIDRRRVQERITRLEKELESLGRGRRQRRRRRAESGIPIISIVGYTNAGKSTLLNALTASSTLVEDRLFATLDTATRRLRFPRERDAVITDTVGFIRDLPADLKRAFRSTLEEMEDADLLLHLVDISSPGFEGRMETVVGLLEEMGLDRIPTLLVFNKTDLVDPSYVRRMCRKYGAVALSAREPDTFGPLLRTMEAMLWPDETAERGADAGAVPA from the coding sequence ATAGCACAGGTTCATGGAAACACGACGGGGCTCAAGTCGAGCGGGCTCAGGGCGCTGGAGCGCATATACAGGCGCAGGGTGCCGTCCAACGTCCTCGTGACGGCCGAGCTCGCCCGCTGCATGACGGAGCTCTCGCGGGCCATGAGGCGTCAGATAGGGGTCATCATAGACCGCGGCGGCCGCGTCGTCTCGGTCATAGTGGGCGACGAGCGCGAGATAGTCATCCCCCTGCTCGAGGACTACCCGCTGGGCCGCAGGCGGCTTCGGGGCGTGCGCTGCGTCCACACCCATCTGAAGAACGAGCCGCTATCGCGCGACGACCTGACCGACCTGGCGCTGCTGCGTCTGGACATGATGGCGGCCATCGGCGTGGGAGAGGACGGTCTGCCTGCCGACATATATACGGCCCATCTCCTTGCGCCCGGTCGGCGGCAGGGGCGCCCCTCGGAGGGGGAAGGGACGGCGGGCGTGGTGGAGACGGCCCCGGCCGTGCCCTTTCACTCCTTCTCGCTTGCGCTGGACTCCTTCATCGAGGCCCTCGAGGAGGAGATGGCCCGCGCCTCGGCCCTGGCCGTAGACGACGGCCGCGAGCGCGCCATACTGGTGAGCGTATCCACGGCGTCACGCGACGAGCAGCTCGAGCGCCTCGACGAGCTCGCCGAACTCGCCGCGACCGGCGGCGTGGTCGTCATAGACCGCCTCTGTCAGAGGCCCAGGCGCATCCATCCCAAGTACCTCATGGGTTCGGGCAAGCTCAAGGAGGTGGTCATAAGGGCGCTACAGAAGGAGGCGACGCTGCTCGTCTTCGACCAGGAGCTCACGCCCGTGCAGGTGCGCGAGATAGGGAAGGTGACGGAGCTCAAGGTCATAGACCGCACCCAGCTCATACTCGACATCTTCGCCCGCCGGGCCCACTCCCGCGACGGCAAGGTCCAGGTGGAGCTCGCCCAGTTGCGCTACAGGCTCCCGCTTCTCACGGGCAAGGGCACGGCGCTATCCCGGCTCATGGGCGGCATAGGCGGACGCGGTCCAGGCGAGACGAAGCTCGAGATCGACCGCCGCCGCGTCCAGGAGCGCATCACGAGGCTCGAAAAGGAGCTCGAGTCCCTGGGGCGCGGCCGCCGCCAGCGCCGCCGCCGCCGCGCCGAGAGCGGCATACCCATCATATCCATCGTGGGCTACACCAACGCCGGCAAGAGCACCCTTCTCAACGCCCTGACCGCAAGCTCGACGCTCGTCGAGGACAGGCTCTTCGCCACGCTCGACACGGCCACCCGCAGGCTGCGCTTCCCCCGCGAGCGCGACGCCGTCATAACCGACACGGTGGGCTTCATCCGCGACCTGCCGGCCGACCTCAAGCGCGCCTTCCGCTCTACGCTCGAGGAGATGGAGGACGCCGACCTGCTGCTCCACCTGGTCGACATCTCAAGCCCCGGTTTCGAAGGGCGCATGGAGACGGTGGTCGGCCTGCTCGAAGAGATGGGGCTTGACCGTATCCCCACACTCCTCGTCTTCAACAAGACAGACCTCGTCGATCCGTCCTACGTGCGGCGCATGTGCCGCAAGTACGGCGCCGTGGCGCTCTCGGCCCGCGAGCCCGACACCTTCGGCCCGCTGCTTCGGACCATGGAGGCCATGCTCTGGCCCGATGAGACCGCCGAAAGGGGGGCGGACGCCGGCGCCGTCCCGGCATGA
- a CDS encoding lytic transglycosylase domain-containing protein: MNKGFLFAALAVVLLPARLFADIYVYTDDDGVIHFTNVPTSGRFEWVAPERGGPAPALSSFNEIIVRAAGRYGVDPALVKAVIKAESDFDPEAVSPAGAVGLMQLMPETARVVGVRDLRDPAQNIYGGVRHLSRLLRVFDGDTVLALAAYNAGENAVRRYGGLPPFRETREYVRRVLRWRDHYRRGL, encoded by the coding sequence GTGAACAAGGGCTTTCTTTTCGCGGCGCTGGCCGTTGTGCTCCTTCCGGCGAGACTTTTTGCCGACATCTATGTCTACACCGACGACGACGGTGTGATCCACTTTACGAACGTGCCCACGTCGGGCCGCTTCGAGTGGGTCGCGCCCGAGCGCGGCGGCCCGGCCCCTGCGCTCAGCTCCTTCAACGAGATCATAGTCAGGGCCGCCGGCCGCTACGGCGTCGACCCGGCGCTGGTTAAGGCCGTCATCAAGGCCGAGTCTGACTTCGATCCCGAGGCCGTCAGTCCCGCCGGCGCCGTGGGGCTCATGCAGCTCATGCCCGAGACGGCCCGCGTCGTGGGTGTACGCGACCTGCGCGATCCGGCGCAGAACATATACGGCGGCGTGAGGCACCTGAGCCGGCTTCTGCGCGTATTCGACGGCGACACCGTCCTGGCGCTGGCGGCCTACAACGCCGGTGAGAACGCCGTCCGCCGCTACGGCGGCCTGCCGCCCTTCCGCGAGACGAGGGAGTATGTGAGGCGCGTTCTGCGCTGGCGCGACCATTACAGGCGCGGGCTTTGA
- the pgsA gene encoding CDP-diacylglycerol--glycerol-3-phosphate 3-phosphatidyltransferase — translation MQTHMKTDLWNLPNSLSVARIAATPLLIVLMIFPERGMSLLAAFVFAALCLTDWLDGYLARRMNIITPLGKFLDPLADKLLIVTALVMLIPLGRVPAWMVALIIGREIAVTGLRAVAAKDGIVIQASRFGKSKTVAQIVAVTPLIIHYPYRGVDFHILGMVLFTAAFALTIWSGVDYFLKFFRATELGGTRR, via the coding sequence ATGCAGACGCATATGAAGACCGATCTCTGGAACCTGCCCAACAGTCTCTCCGTCGCCAGGATCGCGGCCACACCGCTTCTCATCGTGCTGATGATCTTTCCCGAAAGGGGCATGAGTCTTCTGGCCGCCTTCGTCTTCGCGGCCCTCTGCCTTACCGACTGGCTCGACGGCTACCTTGCGCGCCGCATGAACATCATAACGCCGCTGGGCAAGTTCCTCGACCCCCTGGCCGACAAGCTCCTCATCGTGACCGCCCTCGTTATGCTCATCCCGCTCGGCAGGGTGCCGGCCTGGATGGTGGCGCTCATCATCGGGCGGGAGATCGCCGTCACAGGGCTTCGGGCCGTTGCCGCCAAGGACGGCATCGTCATCCAGGCGAGCCGCTTCGGCAAGTCCAAGACCGTGGCCCAGATAGTGGCCGTAACGCCGCTCATCATCCACTATCCCTATCGGGGCGTCGACTTCCACATCCTCGGCATGGTGCTCTTCACCGCCGCCTTCGCCCTCACCATCTGGTCGGGCGTCGACTACTTCCTGAAGTTCTTCAGGGCCACCGAGCTCGGCGGCACCCGGCGCTGA